From Camelina sativa cultivar DH55 chromosome 20, Cs, whole genome shotgun sequence, the proteins below share one genomic window:
- the LOC104771122 gene encoding uncharacterized protein LOC104771122, which translates to MESSNGEVLTMDSLTIEEKNDIYVKIAGISKQGRVFGLGSLQSGVSMSLDGSAVPPQATEEVGTLTLRVQELEMELQKSREDNVVIHKRLDSVEKLIQSFAGPNGSNAAAPSTPQTSMGVGSFPHAT; encoded by the exons ATGGAGTCCTCTAATGGAGAGGTTTTGACAATGGATTCTCTGACCATCGAGGAGAAAAATGACATCTATGTTAAG attGCTGGTATATCGAAACAAGGTCGTGTATTTGGACTTGGATCACTCCAAAGTGGGGTTTCTATGTCTTTGGATGGTTCAGCTGTGCCCCCTCAAGCTACTGAAGAAGTAGGAACATTAACGCTAAGAGTTCAAGAGCTGGAAATGGAATTGCAAAAGAGTCGTGAAGATAATGTGGTTATTCATAAACGACTCGATTCTGTGGAGAAACTGATTCAATCTTTTGCAGGTCCCAATGGATCAAATGCAGCAGCTCCATCTACTCCACAAACTTCCATGGGTGTTGGTTCGTTTCCTCATGCTACGTAG
- the LOC104771123 gene encoding sugar transport protein 13-like, with protein MAGGGIATSANGVEFEAKITPIVIISCIMAATGGLMFGYDVGVSGGVTSMPDFLKKFFPVVHRRVEAGADQNNYCKYDNQGLQLFTSSLYLAGLTATFFASYTTRTLGRRLTMLIAGVFFIIGVALNAGAQDLAMLIAGRILLGCGVGFANQAVPLFLSEIAPTRIRGGLNILFQLNVTIGILFASLVNYGTAKIKGGWGWRLSLGLAGIPALLLTVGALMVTETPNSLVERGRLDEGKAVLRRIRGTDNVEPEFADLLEASRLAKEVKHPFRNLLQCRNRPQLIIAVALQIFQQCTGINAIMFYAPVLFNTLGFGSDASLYSAVVTGAVNVLSTLVSIYSVDKVGRRVLLLEAGVQMFFSQVVIAIILGIKVTDHSTNLSKGFAILVVVMICTYVAAFAWSWGPLGWLIPSETFPLETRSAGQSVTVCVNLLFTFIIAQAFLSMLCHFKFGIFIFFSAWVLIMSVFVMFLLPETKNVPIEEMTERVWKKHWFWARFMDDEKDQMFVSGEKNNGKSNGFDPSTRL; from the exons ATGGCCGGAGGAGGAATTGCGACTTCGGCGAACGGAGTGGAGTTTGAGGCAAAGATAACTCCTATAGTCATCATCTCTTGCATCATGGCTGCTACCGGTGGCCTCATGTTTGGTTACGACGTCGGTGTCTCCg GTGGAGTGACATCGATGCCAGACTTTCTCAAAAAGTTCTTTCCAGTGGTTCACAGGCGAGTAGAAGCTGGAGCCGACCAAAACAACTACTGCAAATACGACAACCAAGGGCTACAACTTTTCACATCATCTCTATACTTAGCCGGTCTAACCGCTACGTTCTTCGCTTCATACACGACGAGAACGCTCGGACGAAGGCTAACTATGCTCATAGCCggtgttttcttcatcatcggTGTGGCTCTCAACGCCGGGGCTCAAGACCTAGCCATGCTTATCGCAGGCCGGATATTGCTTGGTTGTGGAGTTGGGTTCGCTAATCAAGCCGTCCCTTTGTTCTTGTCAGAGATTGCACCTACTAGGATCCGTGGTGGTCTTAATATTCTCTTTCAGCTTAATGTCACTATTGGTATTCTCTTTGCCAGTCTTGTCAACTATGGAACCGCCAA GATTAAAGGAGGATGGGGATGGAGGTTATCCTTAGGTTTGGCTGGTATTCCCGCGCTTCTTCTAACGGTCGGAGCTTTGATGGTGACGGAGACACCGAACAGTTTAGTAGAAAGAGGTCGTCTCGATGAAGGTAAAGCTGTACTTCGTCGTATTCGAGGTACTGACAATGTCGAACCAGAGTTTGCTGATCTACTTGAAGCTAGTCGACTTGCTAAAGAAGTTAAACACCCTTTTAGAAACCTTCTTCAATGTAGAAATCGTCCTCAGCTCATTATCGCCGTCGCTTTACAG ATATTTCAACAATGTACTGGAATCAACGCGATTATGTTCTACGCACCTGTTCTGTTCAACACATTAGGGTTTGGCAGTGATGCTTCTCTTTACTCTGCTGTGGTTACCGGAGCTGTCAACGTCCTCTCCACGTTAGTCTCAATCTACTCCGTTGACAAAGTCGGTCGCCGGGTTCTACTTCTTGAAGCTGGAGTTCAAATGTTCTTCTCTCAAGTCGTTATCGCCATCATCCTCGGCATCAAAGTCACAGACCACTCTACAAATCTCTCCAAAGGATTTGCAATTTTAGTGGTGGTAATGATCTGCACTTACGTGGCTGCTTTCGCGTGGTCTTGGGGACCGCTCGGGTGGTTAATCCCGAGTGAGACATTCCCTCTAGAGACACGTTCCGCGGGACAAAGTGTGACGGTCTGCGTCAACTTGCTCTTCACGTTCATCATCGCTCAAGCTTTTCTCTCGATGCTTTGCCATTTCAAGTTTGGgatattcatcttcttttcgGCGTGGGTTCTGATTATGTCTGTGTTTGTGATGTTTCTACTTCCTGAGACTAAGAATGTGCCGATCGAGGAGATGACTGAGAGAGTGTGGAAGAAGCATTGGTTTTGGGCTAGGTTCATGGATGATGAGAAGGATCAAATGTTTGTGAGTGGTGAGAAGAATAATGGTAAATCTAACGGCTTTGATCCTTCAACACGGCTCTAA
- the LOC104771124 gene encoding T-complex protein 1 subunit gamma-like: MQAPVLVLSDSLKRESGRKVHHGNIQASKAVADIIRTTLGPRSMLKMLLDAGGGIVVTNDGNAILRELDVAHPAAKSMIELSRTQDEEVGDGTTSVIVLAGEMLHVAEAFIEKNYHPTVICRAYIKALEDSIAVLDKIAMSIDINDRSSVLGLVKSCIGTKFTSQFGDLIADLAIDATTTVGVDLGQGLREVDIKKYIKIEKVPGGQFEDSEVLKGVMFNKDVVAPGKMKRKIVNPRIILLDCPLEYKKGENQTNAELVREEDWEVLLKLEEEYIENICVQILKFKPDLVITEKGLSDLACHYFSKAGVSAIRRLRKTDNNRIAKACGAVIVNRPDELQESDIGTGAGLFEVKKIGDDFFSFIVECKEPKACTVLLRGPSKDFINEVERNLQDAMSVARNIIKNPKLVPGGGATELTVSATLKQKSATIEGIEKWPYEAAAIAFEAIPRTLAQNCGVNVIRTMTALQGKHANGENAWTGIDGNSGLIADMKECKIWDSYNVKAQTFKTAIEAACMLLRIDDIVSGIKKKQATGSGPSKPTIETEGDADNEQILPD; this comes from the exons ATGCAAGCACCGGTCCTCGTACTCA GCGATTCGTTAAAGCGTGAATCTGGAAGAAAGGTTCATCATGGTAATATCCAAGCTTCCAAG GCTGTGGCTGATATCATTCGTACGACGCTGGGTCCTCGTTCTATGTTGAAGATGCTTCTTGATGCTGGTGgag GGATTGTTGTTACCAATGATGGAAATGCTATTCTTCGTGAGCTAGATGTTGCTCATCCTGCAGCTAAG TCAATGATTGAGTTGAGCCGTACACAAGATGAAGAAGTTGGTGATGGGACAACATCAGTTATCGTTCTAG CTGGAGAAATGCTTCACGTTGCAGAAGCATTTATTGAAAAGAATTACCATCCCACAGTCATATGCCGAG CTTACATTAAGGCTCTCGAAGATTCTATTGCTGTTCTTGACAAAATTGCTATGTCAATTGATATCAATGACC GTTCTTCAGTGCTAGGATTAGTCAAGAGCTGCATAGGGACAAAGTTCACTAGCCAATTTGGAGATCTAATTGCT GATTTGGCCATTGATGCCACCACTACTGTTGGTGTTGATCTTGGGCAAGGTTTGAGGGAGGTAGATATTAAAAAGTACATCAAAATTGAGAAGGTTCCTGGTGGTCAGTTTGAGGACTCTGAGGTTCTTAAAGGAGTTATGTTTAACAAAGATGTTGTTGCTCCTggtaaaatgaaaagaaagatagTTAACCCACGTATCATTCTTCTCGACTGCCCCCTTGAGTACAAGAAAGGTGAAAATCAAACCAATGCTGAGTTGGTCAGAGAAGAAGACTGGGAAGTGTTGTTGAAGCTGGAAGAGGAATACATCGAGAACATTTGCGTGCAGATACTAAAGTTCAAACCTGATTTAGTTATCACAGAGAAGGGTCTTAGTGACTTGGCCTGTCACTATTTCAGTAAAGCTGGGGTTAGTGCAATCCGAAGGTTGAGAAAAACTGACAATAACAGAATCGCCAAGGCTTGTGGAGCAGTAATTGTGAACAGACCCGACGAACTGCAGGAGTCTGATATTGGTACAGGGGCTGGCTTGTTTGAGGTCAAGAAAATAGGAgatgatttcttttctttcattgttGAATGCAAAGAACCCAAAGCGTGTACTGTACTCTTAAGGGGACCAAGTAAAGATTTCATCAATGAAGTGGAAAGAAATTTACAG GATGCCATGTCTGTTGCAAGAAACATTATCAAAAACCCAAAGCTCGTTCCTGGTGGAGGAGCCACAGAATTAACCGTCTCTGCCACATTAAAACAGAAGAGTGCAACAATCGAAGGCATAGAGAAG TGGCCATATGAAGCAGCTGCCATTGCTTTCGAGGCTATTCCACGAACCCTGGCTCAAAACTGTGGGGTTAACGTGATCCGTACTATGACTGCATTACAAGGGAAG CACGCAAATGGGGAAAACGCGTGGACCGGTATTGATGGGAACTCTGGTTTAATAGCTGATATGAAAGAGTGCAAG ATATGGGATTCATACAATGTGAAGGCGCAAACATTCAAGACGGCGATAGAAGCTGCGTGTATGCTTCTGAGGATCGATGATATAGTGAGTGGTATCAAGAAGAAGCAAGCTACTGGATCTGGACCTTCAAAGCCTACCATTGAGACAGAAGGAGATGCAGACAACGAGCAAATTCTTCCCGACTAA
- the LOC104771120 gene encoding sugar transport protein 13-like codes for MAGGGFAAASANGVEFEAKITPIVIISCIMTATGGLMFGYDIGVTGGVTTMPDFLEKFFPVVHRRVEAGVGKNNYYCKYDNQGLQLYKSSLYLAGLTATLFASYTTRKLGRRPTMLIAGVLFIVGVTLNAGAKDLDMLIAGRILLGCGVGFGNQAVPLFLSEIAPTRIRGGLNILFQLNITFGILFANLVNYGTAKIKGWGWRLSLGMAGVPALLLTVGAFLVTETPNSLVERGRLDEGKAVLRSIRGTHYVEPEFAYLLEASRLAKEVKHPFRHLFQRRNRPQLVVSLALPMFQQCTGINAIMFYAPVLFSTLGFGSDASLYSAVVTGAVNVLSTLVSIYSVDKVGRRVLFLEAGVQMFLSQVVIAIVLGTKVTDHSTNISRGFAVLVVVMICTYVAAFAWSWGPLGWLIPSEISPLGTRSAGQSVAVCVNLLFTFIVAQAFLSTLCHLKFGIFIFFSVWVLVMSFFVTFLLPET; via the exons ATGGCCGGAGGGGGATTTGCGGCGGCTTCGGCGAACGGAGTGGAGTTTGAGGCAAAGATAACTCCTATAGTTATCATCTCTTGCATCATGACTGCTACCGGAGGCCTCATGTTCGGCTACGACATTGGTGTCACCG GCGGGGTGACAACAATGCCGGACTTTCTCGAAAAGTTTTTTCCGGTGGTTCACAGACGAGTAGAAGCCGGCGTAGGCAAAAACAATTACTATTGCAAATACGACAACCAAGGGTTACAACTTTACAAATCATCTCTATACTTAGCCGGTCTAACCGCAACGCTTTTCGCTTCATACACGACGAGGAAGCTCGGACGGAGGCCAACGATGCTCATAGCCGGTGTTCTCTTCATCGTCGGTGTGACTCTCAACGCGGGGGCTAAAGACCTAGACATGCTTATTGCTGGCCGGATATTGCTTGGTTGTGGAGTTGGGTTCGGTAATCAAGCTGTTCCATTGTTCTTGTCGGAGATTGCACCTACTAGGATCCGTGGTGGTCTTAATATTCTCTTTCAGCTTAACATCACTTTTGGTATCCTCTTCGCCAATCTTGTCAACTATGGAACTGCCAA GATTAAAGGATGGGGATGGAGGTTATCGTTAGGTATGGCAGGAGTTCCTGCGCTTCTCCTAACGGTTGGAGCTTTTTTGGTGACCGAAACGCCGAACAGTTTAGTCGAAAGAGGTCGCCTCGATGAAGGTAAAGCCGTTCTCCGTAGTATTCGAGGTACCCATTATGTCGAACCAGAGTTTGCTTATCTACTCGAAGCTAGTCGACTTGCTAAAGAAGTTAAACACCCTTTCAGACACCTTTTCCAACGTAGAAACCGTCCTCAGCTTGTCGTTTCCCTGGCTTTACCG ATGTTCCAACAATGTACTGGAATCAATGCGATTATGTTCTACGCTCCTGTTCTGTTCAGCACATTAGGGTTTGGCAGTGACGCTTCTCTTTACTCTGCAGTGGTCACTGGAGCAGTCAACGTCCTGTCCACATTAGTCTCAATTTACTCCGTTGACAAAGTTGGTCGCCGGGTTCTATTCCTAGAAGCTGGTGTCCAAATGTTCCTCTCTCAAGTCGTTATCGCCATTGTCCTTGGTACCAAAGTTACTGACCACTCTACAAATATCTCCAGAGGTTTCGCAGTTCTAGTCGTGGTAATGATCTGCACTTATGTTGCTGCTTTCGCCTGGTCTTGGGGACCGTTAGGGTGGTTGATCCCGAGTGAGATATCCCCTCTAGGGACACGTTCCGCAGGACAAAGTGTGGCGGTCTGCGTTAACTTGCTCTTCACGTTTATTGTCGCTCAAGCTTTTCTCTCGACGCTTTGCCATTTAAAGTTTGGgatattcatcttcttttctgtGTGGGTTTTGGTTATGTCATTCTTTGTGACGTTTCTACTTCCTGAGACTTAG
- the LOC104771119 gene encoding mavicyanin-like, which yields MAAMIVSALVCLVVMGRLSGAAVYKVGDSAGWTTIANVDYKLWASTKTFHIGDTVLFEYNPQFHNVMRVTHPMYRSCNSSNPISTFTTGNDSITLTNHGHHFFFCGVPGHCLAGQKLDLNVLLPASSTPVSEPPTSSSSPPPLTTTIPAAGVPGPSPNLSASLPSVAVGRVVAMAALLVSLVFGNFAS from the exons ATGGCGGCGATGATAGTTTCAGCTTTGGTGTGTTTGGTGGTGATGGGACGGCTGAGTGGAGCGGCGGTATACAAAGTCGGCGACTCAGCAGGCTGGACAACCATAGCCAACGTAGACTACAAGCTATGGGCGTCTACCAAAACTTTCCACATTGGTGATACTGTTT TGTTCGAGTACAACCCACAATTCCACAACGTAATGAGAGTGACGCACCCAATGTACAGAAGCTGCAACAGCTCAAACCCAATCTCCACCTTCACCACCGGAAACGACTCAATCACACTGACCAACCACGGCCACCATTTCTTCTTTTGCGGCGTTCCCGGCCATTGCCTCGCGGGTCAGAAACTTGACCTCAACGTCCTCCTCCCTGCCTCCTCCACACCAGTCTCTGAGCCAC CAACCTCATCCTCCTCTCCTCCTCCGTTGACTACTACTATTCCTGCAGCCGGAGTCCCGGGCCCTTCTCCTAACCTCAGTGCTTCTCTCCCGAGTGTAGCGGTGGGTCGAGTTGTGGCCATGGCAGCTCTCCTAGTCTCTTTGGTCTTTGGAAATTTTGCTTCTTAA